One Thermodesulfovibrio thiophilus DSM 17215 genomic window carries:
- the rplB gene encoding 50S ribosomal protein L2, with the protein MGIRRCKPTSAGRRFVTYPDFSEITRDEPYKPLTLCIKKRKGRNNQGKVTSWLKGGGNRKLYRIIDFKRDKHNIPAKIVSIEYDPNRSARIALLKYIDGEYRYILAPDGLQVGDTIMSGSGVDIKVGNAMPLREIPLGAMIHNIEIYPGAGGKLVRSAGVVAQLMAKEGKHAHIKLPSGEVRLINVNCLATIGQISNLEHENVIIGKAGRTRHLGRRPSVRGVAMNPIDHPLGGGEGKASGGRPACTPWGKPEGIKTRKNKRTDKFIIKRRESRR; encoded by the coding sequence ATGGGTATAAGAAGATGTAAACCAACTTCAGCAGGAAGACGATTTGTAACTTACCCTGATTTCAGTGAAATAACAAGAGATGAGCCATATAAACCCCTTACTTTATGCATAAAAAAAAGAAAGGGTAGAAATAATCAGGGTAAAGTAACTTCATGGTTAAAGGGCGGAGGAAATAGGAAGCTTTATAGGATTATAGATTTTAAAAGAGATAAGCACAATATTCCAGCTAAAATAGTCAGTATAGAATATGACCCAAATAGGTCAGCAAGAATAGCACTTTTAAAATATATTGATGGAGAGTATAGATACATTCTTGCTCCTGATGGTTTGCAAGTAGGAGATACAATTATGAGTGGCTCTGGAGTTGATATAAAAGTTGGCAATGCCATGCCACTTAGGGAAATACCTCTAGGAGCAATGATACATAATATAGAAATTTATCCTGGCGCAGGAGGTAAGCTTGTTAGAAGCGCAGGAGTTGTAGCTCAGCTAATGGCTAAAGAGGGTAAGCATGCCCATATTAAACTTCCATCAGGAGAAGTGAGGCTTATAAATGTTAATTGTCTTGCTACAATAGGGCAGATAAGCAATCTTGAACATGAAAATGTAATAATTGGAAAAGCTGGTAGAACAAGACATCTTGGAAGAAGACCTTCTGTAAGAGGTGTGGCTATGAACCCAATTGATCATCCTTTAGGTGGAGGAGAAGGAAAAGCTTCAGGTGGAAGGCCAGCCTGTACACCTTGGGGTAAACCAGAAGGTATTAAAACAAGAAAAAACAAGAGAACTGATAAATTTATAATAAAGCGGCGAGAGTCAAGGAGGTAA
- the rpsJ gene encoding 30S ribosomal protein S10: MDQKIRIKLRAYDNRVLDQSVKEIVDTVKKTGARISGPVPLPTKISRYTVLRATNQDKKSREQFEIRVHKRLIDIHDPTPDTVEALMKLELSAGVDVEIKL; the protein is encoded by the coding sequence ATGGACCAAAAGATCAGGATAAAATTAAGAGCTTATGATAATAGAGTTCTTGATCAGTCTGTTAAAGAAATAGTGGATACTGTCAAGAAGACAGGTGCCAGGATATCTGGTCCTGTGCCTTTACCAACTAAGATAAGTAGATATACAGTTTTAAGAGCAACAAATCAGGATAAGAAATCAAGAGAGCAGTTTGAAATAAGAGTTCACAAAAGATTGATTGATATACATGATCCCACCCCTGATACAGTAGAAGCTCTCATGAAGCTAGAGCTTTCTGCTGGGGTAGATGTGGAGATAAAGCTATGA
- the rplW gene encoding 50S ribosomal protein L23, whose translation MDIYNIIKKPVFTEKAMNLKEHTNKVVVEVHPSVNKTQIKKAFEEIFKVKVETVAVINVKSRVKRVGLHFTKTSRAKKAIITLKAGEKLDLIEGV comes from the coding sequence ATGGATATTTATAATATAATTAAAAAACCTGTTTTTACAGAAAAAGCGATGAATCTTAAAGAACATACAAATAAAGTTGTTGTGGAAGTTCATCCTAGTGTAAATAAAACTCAGATTAAAAAAGCTTTTGAAGAGATATTTAAGGTAAAAGTTGAGACAGTAGCTGTTATTAATGTAAAATCGAGAGTCAAAAGAGTCGGACTTCATTTTACAAAGACCAGTAGAGCTAAAAAAGCAATAATTACCCTGAAAGCAGGGGAAAAATTAGATCTAATAGAGGGTGTATAA
- the rplC gene encoding 50S ribosomal protein L3, whose product MKGIIGRKVGMTQIFDEEGRLIPVTVIEAGPCWVVQVRSKEKDGYEAVQLGFQEVKKEKNIKKPVIGIFKKAGIPACRFLREFRMTGLNVGDKVTVDVFLKGDVVSITGISKGKGFQGVMKRHRFAGGPDTHGSMFNRAPGSIGASSYPSRVWKGLGMAGHMGNERVTIKNLTIVDVVPEQNLLLIKGAVPGGENGILQIWKV is encoded by the coding sequence ATGAAAGGAATTATAGGCAGAAAAGTTGGAATGACCCAAATATTTGATGAGGAAGGTAGACTTATACCTGTTACTGTAATCGAAGCGGGCCCATGCTGGGTTGTACAGGTAAGAAGTAAAGAAAAAGATGGCTATGAAGCTGTACAACTTGGTTTTCAGGAAGTAAAAAAAGAAAAAAATATTAAAAAACCTGTTATTGGAATTTTTAAAAAGGCCGGCATTCCTGCATGCAGATTCTTAAGGGAGTTTAGAATGACAGGACTTAATGTTGGAGATAAGGTTACTGTTGATGTGTTTTTGAAAGGAGATGTTGTCAGTATAACAGGTATTTCAAAAGGAAAAGGGTTTCAAGGTGTTATGAAAAGACATAGATTTGCGGGCGGTCCTGATACACATGGTTCCATGTTTAATAGGGCTCCTGGTTCTATTGGTGCTAGTTCGTATCCATCAAGAGTTTGGAAAGGTTTAGGTATGGCTGGTCATATGGGAAATGAGCGGGTTACCATAAAAAATTTAACAATCGTTGATGTTGTTCCGGAGCAGAATTTGCTTCTCATAAAAGGAGCTGTTCCGGGTGGTGAAAATGGAATTTTACAGATATGGAAGGTATAG
- the rplD gene encoding 50S ribosomal protein L4, whose translation MIEIEIRNINNDIVGTKKVPEIVFNNDASESLVHSAVVAYMANQRQGTHSTKTRAEVSGGGKKPWRQKHTGRARHGSIRSPLWRKGGVVFGPKPRDYYIKLSKQMRDTALFKAITMKYKDNEILLIDNLSLERIKTRDMVGMLQNLGLQGKSVLMIVPHKDENIVLSARNIPYLGIVRAEDLNAYHLALFEKILFTVPGLDKLLAIKGVS comes from the coding sequence ATGATAGAGATTGAGATAAGAAATATTAATAATGACATTGTTGGTACAAAAAAAGTTCCTGAAATTGTTTTTAATAACGATGCATCTGAATCATTAGTTCATTCAGCTGTAGTGGCTTATATGGCAAATCAGAGACAGGGAACTCATTCTACAAAAACAAGAGCTGAGGTTTCTGGTGGTGGTAAAAAGCCATGGAGACAGAAACATACTGGAAGAGCGAGGCATGGAAGCATAAGATCTCCTTTGTGGAGAAAGGGAGGGGTTGTCTTTGGGCCTAAACCAAGAGATTACTATATTAAGCTTTCGAAACAGATGAGGGATACAGCACTGTTTAAGGCTATCACAATGAAATATAAAGATAATGAGATTTTGTTGATTGATAATTTATCCCTTGAAAGAATTAAAACCAGGGATATGGTAGGAATGTTACAGAATTTAGGATTACAGGGAAAATCTGTGCTTATGATTGTTCCACATAAAGATGAAAATATAGTTCTTTCTGCGAGGAATATTCCTTATCTAGGTATAGTAAGGGCAGAAGACTTAAATGCTTATCATCTAGCATTATTTGAAAAAATATTATTTACAGTTCCAGGACTGGATAAGTTGCTTGCTATTAAGGGGGTTTCCTGA
- the rpsS gene encoding 30S ribosomal protein S19 codes for MPRSLKKGPFVDVKLMEKVKKALESGDKKPIKTWSRRSTVVPEFIGLTFAVHNGRKFIPVYITENMIGHKLGEFAPTRTFKGHSGSEEKKKVKGK; via the coding sequence GTGCCAAGATCGCTTAAAAAAGGTCCATTTGTGGACGTAAAACTTATGGAAAAAGTTAAAAAAGCATTGGAATCAGGAGATAAAAAACCTATAAAAACATGGTCAAGAAGGTCTACAGTTGTTCCTGAATTTATAGGTCTTACATTTGCTGTTCACAATGGACGGAAGTTTATTCCAGTATATATCACTGAAAATATGATAGGACATAAACTTGGAGAATTCGCACCTACAAGAACTTTTAAAGGCCATTCTGGCTCTGAAGAAAAGAAAAAGGTTAAGGGGAAATAA